The Oryzias melastigma strain HK-1 linkage group LG3, ASM292280v2, whole genome shotgun sequence genome contains a region encoding:
- the eif4g2a gene encoding eukaryotic translation initiation factor 4 gamma 2a codes for LPHILCQAAKVESVIAQGGPSRFSVGGGGGGAPQHYPKTVCNGEFLGKTPGSNVQRWVPSRSTRRDVNSSKDKGENDAIFRKVRGILNKLTPEKFDKLCLELLNVGVDSKLVLKGIILLIVDKALEEPKYSQLYAQLCLRLSEDAPNFEDPSEESPTAQKQNTTFRRLLISKLQDEFENRSKNVDLFDKHDNPLTSEEEEQRSVAKLKMLGNIKFIGELGKLDLIHESILHRCIKTLLEKKKRVQLKDMGEDLECLCQIMKTVGPKLDHEKAKSLMDQYFGRMRSLSNNKELPARIRFLLQNTVELRENNWVPRKAYVDNGPKTINQVRQDAVKDLGVFIPPSNDAMRNDFFMENSFLPQRMKFDREPVGRLADMFGQMPGIGIGTGPGVIQDHYSPTMGRHRTNPLFNGHSGNSSHQPQFEAGGKTFTKASQGQNSPVFSHKQNHSGSAKDMAPRFNKKGKLNADEISLRPAQSFVMNKNQVPKLQPQMTMIPPTGSPLGQLGLKSTPPPIQEKPMKSSKKAPPTKEELCKMTETLVADYLNSKCIDEAINALKEMKVPKHFVSEMLNKIIVYSLDRSDDDKEHASILIHTLCTEGIATGDNLLQAFLTVLDQNSKIEEEIPLVKSYLAQFAARAIISDMVSIADFSHHLENGAHFPLFLLCLQQMVKLKDRDWLTELFQQSNVNMLKMLPEIDQNKDRMLEILEGKGLSFLFPLMKLEKELLKQIKVDPSPQSIYKWIKDNISPKLHTDKGFVNILITSFLQYIAYEINPDDDEEQFASPSKEQVDEEKQMLLAFKPVMQKFLHDHINLQVSALYALQVHCNTKGFPKGMLLRYFVNLYDMEIIEEEAFLSWKEDITQEYPGKGKALFQVNQWLTWLETAEEEESDDEDY; via the exons TTACCACATATTCTTTGTCAAGCCGCCAAAGTGGAGAGTGTCATTGCACAAGGGGGACCTTCTCGTTTCag TGTGGGCGGAGGAGGTGGGGGTGCACCTCAGCACTATCCCAAGACTGTCTGCAACGG CGAGTTCCTGGGGAAAACCCCAGGTTCTAACGTTCAGAGATGGGTACCTTCTCGAAGCACTAGACGAGATGTCAACTCCTCCAAAGACAAAGGGGAAAACGATGCAATCTTCAGAAAAGTGAGAGG CATACTTAACAAGCTAACTCCTGAAAAGTTTGACAAACTGTGTCTGGAGCTCCTCAATGTGGGTGTCGATTCAAAACTTGTCCTCAAGGGAATCATCTTATTG aTTGTTGACAAAGCCCTAGAAGAGCCGAAGTACAGCCAGCTATATGCACAGCTATGTCTTCGTTTGTCAGAAGATGCTCCAAACTTTGAAGATCCATCAGAAGAAAGTCCAACAGCACAAAAGCAGAATACT ACCTTCAGAAGgcttttgatctcaaaacttcAAGATGAGTTTGAGAACCGTTCCAAGAATGTTGACC TCTTTGACAAACATGACAACCCCCTCacctctgaggaggaggagcagcggtCTGTGGCAAAGCTCAAGATGTTGGGTAACATCAAATTCATCGGGGAACTTGGCAAACTCGACCTCATCCACGAATCCATCCTCCATAGGTGTATTAAAACA CTTTTGGAGAAGAAAAAGAGAGTGCAGCTTAAGGATATGGGTGAAGATTTGGAATGCCTCTGTCAGATAATGAAAACAGTGGGGCCTAAACTTGACCATGAAAAGGCTAAG TCATTGATGGATCAATACTTTGGCCGAATGAGGTCCTTATCAAACAACAAGGAGCTGCCAGCAAGGATCCggttcctgctgcagaacacagtggagcTGCGAGAAAACAACTGGGTTCCTCGCAAGGCTTATGTTGACAATGGACCGAAGACCATCAATCAAGTTCGCCAGGATGCTGTAAAG GATTTGGGCGTTTTTATTCCACCTTCAAATGATGCGATGAGAAATGACTTCTTCATGGAGAACTCCTTCCTGCCACAAAGGATGAAGTTTGACCGGGAGCCTGTGGGCAGGCTGGCTGACATGTTTGGACAAATGCCAG GTATTGGTATTGGGACCGGTCCAGGAGTAATTCAGGACCACTACTCTCCTACAATGGGTCGTCATCGCACCAACCCGCTGTTCAATGGACACAGTGGAAACAGTTCACACCAGCCTCAGTTTGAAGCAGGCGGCAAAACATTCACAAAAGCAAGCcag GGGCAGAATTCACCAGTTTTCAGCCATAAACAAAATCATTCTGGATCAGCAAAGGATATGGCTCCACGGTTCAACAAAAAGGGGAAGCTCAATGCTGATGAG ATCAGTCTGAGGCCAGCACAGTCCTTTGTCATGAATAAAAATCAAGTGCCAAAACTGCAGCCTCAAATGACCATGATTCCTCCAACGGGTTCACCTTTGGGACAG CTTGGTCTCAAAAGCACTCCACCTCCAATACAGGAAAAGCCAATGAAATCCAGCAAAAAGGCCCCTCCCACAAAAGAGGAACTGTGTAAAATGACT GAAACACTAGTTGCAGACTACCTGAACAGCAAATGCATTGATGAGGCAATCAACGCTTTAAAGGAGATGAAGGTTCCAAAGCACTTTGTGTCTGAGATGTTGAACAAGATCATAGTCTATTCCCTGGACCGATCCGATGATGACAAGGAACATGCAAGCATATTAATTCATACACTCTGTACTGAGGGCATTGCCACTGGTGATAATCTACTGCAG GCTTTCCTTACTGTCCTGGACCAGAACTCCAAGATTGAGGAAGAGATCCCTCTGGTCAAGTCCTACCTGGCTCAGTTTGCAGCTCGAGCCATCATTTCTGACATGGTCAGCATTGCAGACTTCTCCCATCATCTGGAGAACGGAGCACACTTCCCGCTCTTCCTGCTGTGCCTGCAGCAGATGGTCAAGCTGAAGGACCGGGATTGGCTGACCGAACTGTTCCAGCAGAGCAACGTCAACATGCTGAAGATGCTACCTG AAATTGATCAAAACAAGGACAGAATGCTGGAGATCTTGGAGGGCAAAGGTCTCAGCTTTCTGTTTCCACTGATGAAACTGGAGAAGGAGCTGCTGAAGCAAATCAAGGTGGATCCTTCTCCACAGTCCATCTACAAATGGATCAAGGACAACATCTCTCCTAAACTTCACACTGACAAAGGCTTTGTCAACATCCTGATTACAAG CTTCTTGCAGTACATTGCATATGAGATCAACCCTGACGATGACGAAGAGCAGTTTGCATCACCTAGTAAGGAGCAGGTGGATGAAGAGAAGCAGATGCTGCTGGCTTTCAAGCCCGTTATGCAGAAGTTCCTCCACGACC